A window of the Sphingobium sp. CAP-1 genome harbors these coding sequences:
- the purE gene encoding 5-(carboxyamino)imidazole ribonucleotide mutase, with protein sequence MSGAVTVGIIMGSRSDWDTMRHAAETLEALGVAHECKVVSAHRTPQRLYDYATGAAARGLKVIIAGAGGAAHLPGMTASMTRLPVLGVPVESKALKGMDSLLSIVQMPGGIPVATLAIGKPGAINAGLLAAAILATTDDALADRLDAWRARQTDAVAETVQD encoded by the coding sequence ATGAGCGGGGCAGTCACAGTCGGCATCATCATGGGATCGCGGTCCGATTGGGACACGATGCGCCATGCCGCCGAGACGCTCGAAGCGCTGGGCGTCGCCCATGAATGCAAGGTGGTGTCCGCCCATCGCACCCCGCAGCGCCTCTATGACTATGCCACCGGCGCGGCGGCGCGCGGGCTGAAGGTCATCATCGCCGGCGCGGGCGGTGCGGCGCATCTGCCCGGCATGACCGCATCGATGACCCGCCTGCCGGTGCTGGGCGTGCCGGTCGAATCCAAGGCGCTGAAGGGCATGGATTCGCTGCTGTCCATCGTCCAGATGCCCGGCGGCATCCCCGTCGCCACGCTGGCGATCGGCAAGCCCGGCGCGATCAACGCCGGCCTGCTGGCCGCCGCGATCCTCGCTACCACCGACGATGCGCTGGCCGACCGGCTCGACGCCTGGCGCGCGCGCCAGACCGACGCCGTCGCCGAAACCGTCCAAGACTGA
- a CDS encoding dihydrofolate reductase, with protein sequence MNRTQITLVLARADNGVIGKDGDLPWRLPADLKHFKAITAGHPMVMGRKTFDSLPGLLPGRRHIVLTRDAGWTAAGAEVAHDVDGAIALAAAPVAMVIGGAEIYRLFLPVADRIELTQVHVDAAGDASIAYPDPADWRESARQDHPALDGRPAYSFVTLVRR encoded by the coding sequence ATGAACCGCACCCAAATCACCCTCGTCCTTGCGCGCGCCGACAATGGCGTGATCGGCAAGGATGGCGACCTGCCCTGGCGGTTGCCGGCGGACCTCAAACATTTCAAGGCGATCACCGCCGGCCATCCGATGGTCATGGGGCGCAAGACCTTCGACAGCTTGCCTGGCCTGTTGCCCGGCCGCCGCCATATCGTGCTGACCCGCGACGCCGGCTGGACGGCGGCGGGGGCGGAGGTCGCCCATGATGTCGATGGCGCGATCGCGCTGGCCGCTGCGCCAGTCGCGATGGTGATTGGCGGGGCGGAAATATACCGCCTGTTCCTGCCCGTCGCCGACCGGATCGAACTGACGCAAGTGCATGTCGATGCGGCGGGCGACGCCAGCATCGCCTATCCCGATCCGGCCGACTGGCGCGAAAGCGCGCGACAGGATCATCCCGCGCTCGACGGACGACCGGCCTACAGCTTCGTGACGCTGGTGCGGCGATAA
- the gpmA gene encoding 2,3-diphosphoglycerate-dependent phosphoglycerate mutase: MPTLVLIRHGQSAWNLENRFTGWWDVDVTEKGVEEARAAGRLMKEKGLDFDQCYTSVQSRAIKTLNLALEEMGRLWLPVEKDWHLNERHYGGLTGLDKAETAAKHGDAQVKVWRRSFDIPPPVLEAGSEFDLSKDRRYAGIPIPSTESLKDTIARVLPYWEAKIAPDLKAGKRVLISAHGNSLRALVKHLSNIPDDEITELEIPTGQPIVYDLADDLTAIERYYLSER; this comes from the coding sequence ATGCCCACATTGGTTCTCATTCGTCATGGCCAGTCGGCCTGGAATCTGGAAAACCGCTTCACCGGCTGGTGGGACGTGGACGTGACCGAAAAGGGCGTGGAGGAAGCCCGCGCCGCCGGACGGCTGATGAAGGAGAAGGGGCTGGATTTCGACCAATGCTATACTTCGGTCCAGAGCCGCGCGATCAAGACGCTCAATCTGGCGCTGGAGGAAATGGGCCGGTTGTGGCTGCCGGTCGAAAAGGACTGGCATCTGAATGAACGCCATTATGGCGGCCTCACTGGCCTCGACAAGGCGGAGACGGCGGCCAAGCATGGCGACGCGCAGGTCAAGGTGTGGCGTCGCAGCTTCGACATTCCGCCGCCGGTGCTGGAAGCGGGCAGCGAGTTCGACCTGTCAAAGGATCGCCGCTATGCCGGCATTCCCATCCCCTCGACCGAAAGCCTGAAGGACACGATCGCCCGCGTGCTGCCCTATTGGGAAGCGAAGATCGCCCCCGACCTGAAGGCCGGCAAGCGCGTCCTCATCTCCGCCCACGGCAATTCGCTGCGTGCGCTGGTCAAGCATCTGTCGAACATTCCCGACGATGAGATCACCGAACTGGAAATCCCGACCGGCCAGCCGATCGTCTATGACCTGGCCGACGATCTGACCGCGATCGAGCGTTATTATCTGTCGGAACGATAA
- a CDS encoding 5-(carboxyamino)imidazole ribonucleotide synthase, translated as MTTIAPGSTIGILGGGQLGRMIAIAAAQLGYRTHIYAPEESGPAADVSPRWTRGAYEDPQALAAFADGVDVVTYEFENIDPSAVEVLATHGLVRPGAQALRVAQDRLAEKRFVCDLGGLTAPFAPVESLDDLEAAIEQVGSRAILKTNRMGYDGKGQARLSEPGDAVGAWNAIGRQSAILEGFVTFAQEFSVILVRGHDGAVRFWDSAANVHVDGILATSTVPAGALIEGQVEQARAMAHKIADALDYVGVLTCEFFASADGPVFNEMAPRVHNSGHWTIEGAVTSQFENHVRAICGLPLGDTALAAKGAAMRNLIGDDAHDWQAILSDPANHLHLYGKHEARPGRKMGHVTRLSL; from the coding sequence ATGACGACCATCGCGCCCGGCTCGACCATCGGCATTCTCGGCGGCGGCCAGCTCGGCCGGATGATCGCGATCGCTGCGGCGCAGCTTGGCTATCGCACGCACATCTATGCGCCGGAGGAAAGCGGCCCGGCCGCCGACGTGTCGCCGCGCTGGACGCGGGGTGCCTATGAAGATCCGCAAGCGCTTGCCGCCTTTGCCGATGGCGTCGATGTCGTCACCTATGAGTTCGAGAATATCGATCCTTCGGCGGTCGAGGTGCTGGCTACCCACGGCCTTGTCCGTCCCGGCGCGCAGGCGCTGCGCGTGGCGCAGGACCGGCTGGCGGAAAAGCGCTTCGTCTGCGATCTGGGCGGGCTGACCGCGCCTTTTGCGCCGGTGGAGAGCCTGGACGATCTGGAGGCGGCGATCGAGCAGGTCGGCAGTCGTGCGATCCTCAAGACCAACCGCATGGGCTATGACGGCAAGGGGCAGGCGCGCCTGTCCGAGCCGGGCGATGCGGTCGGCGCGTGGAACGCGATTGGCCGGCAGAGCGCGATCCTCGAAGGCTTCGTCACCTTCGCGCAGGAATTTTCGGTGATCCTGGTGCGTGGTCATGACGGCGCGGTGCGCTTCTGGGACTCGGCCGCCAATGTCCATGTCGATGGTATCCTCGCTACCTCGACCGTGCCGGCGGGCGCACTGATCGAAGGGCAGGTGGAACAGGCGCGCGCCATGGCGCACAAGATCGCCGACGCGCTCGACTATGTCGGCGTGCTGACCTGCGAATTTTTCGCCAGCGCCGACGGCCCTGTGTTCAACGAAATGGCGCCGCGCGTCCATAATAGCGGCCACTGGACGATCGAGGGCGCGGTGACGAGCCAGTTCGAAAATCATGTCCGCGCCATTTGCGGCCTGCCGCTGGGCGACACGGCGCTGGCCGCAAAGGGCGCGGCGATGCGCAACCTGATCGGCGACGACGCGCATGACTGGCAGGCGATCCTGTCCGACCCGGCGAACCATTTGCATCTTTACGGCAAGCATGAAGCGCGCCCCGGCCGCAAGATGGGGCATGTGACGCGGCTGTCATTGTAG